A genomic window from Fusarium oxysporum Fo47 chromosome X, complete sequence includes:
- a CDS encoding peptidase C26-domain-containing protein → MWDESYPTPPLLGNQGIPRILVTGSLTPPGASNYLVGVIKQLSNTVISAIQRTKADIIHVDVSAPGPRPIDALRRVDGLLVLGGADIDPTYYGQVPQADNTYGIHPKANKFELTVLGAAIAGDLPVLGICRGMQLINIAYGGDMVQDIGPGTVHNSDEENAVMVTHPVSIEPETHLQTIYGDRTLATAP, encoded by the coding sequence ATGTGGGACGAATCCTATCCTACACCACCGCTGCTAGGCAACCAAGGCATCCCTCGCATTCTAGTCACAGGATCCCTGACGCCGCCTGGTGCGTCCAATTATCTAGTCGGCgtgatcaaacagctatCTAATACCGTTATATCCGCGATCCAGCGTACAAAGGCAGATATTATCCATGTGGATGTATCGGCGCCTGGGCCGCGGCCCATTGACGCTCTGCGTAGGGTGGATGGCCTTCTTGTGCTGGGGGGAGCTGATATCGACCCGACCTACTACGGACAGGTGCCCCAAGCTGACAACACGTATGGCATCCATCCCAAAGCCAACAAATTCGAGTTGACAGTTTTGGGAGCTGCCATTGCCGGGGACTTGCCGGTGTTGGGTATCTGTCGTGGCATgcaactcatcaacattgCCTATGGCGGAGATATGGTGCAGGATATCGGACCGGGTACGGTTCATAATAGTGACGAGGAGAATGCAGTCATGGTTACCCACCCCGTCTCAATCGAGCCAGAGACGCATCTTCAGACGATTTATGGCGACCGCACCCTGGCAACCGCACCCTAG